A DNA window from Candidatus Kuenenbacteria bacterium contains the following coding sequences:
- a CDS encoding PD-(D/E)XK nuclease family protein — protein sequence GWEVEKLVYYYLDNNTEISFLGEEKDLGETKEKIIQLIEGIMNFDFKATPGMHTCKYCDFSDICGFREL from the coding sequence GGCTGGGAAGTAGAGAAATTGGTTTATTATTATTTGGATAATAATACAGAAATTTCTTTTTTGGGGGAGGAAAAAGATTTGGGGGAAACAAAAGAAAAGATTATTCAATTGATTGAAGGGATAATGAATTTTGATTTTAAGGCTACGCCGGGAATGCATACATGCAAATATTGCGATTTTTCCGATATTTGTGGGTTTAGAGAGTTGTAA